From the Bdellovibrio reynosensis genome, one window contains:
- a CDS encoding prepilin peptidase encodes MSNIDFTFLGFFFILGAIFGSFANVIIYRLPKDESVVKPRSYCYSCKTPIKWYDNIPILSWFILKGRCRKCKAKYSFRYPLVELIMASLFALSFYYLGFSWSLPEYLIFIFGLVVCTFIDLDHMILPDEFTLSGIVIGLVGAALNPHREFMDAFWGVLMGGGFLWGMAYIYYLLTKNEGMGGGDIKLLAWIGALLGWKAIPFVIMTSAIVGSVVGLFMARKQNAGLKTVIPFGPYLALGAVIYLFGGETIALWYLNLFLPSV; translated from the coding sequence TTGTCTAACATTGATTTCACATTTCTAGGGTTCTTTTTCATACTTGGCGCGATCTTTGGCAGCTTTGCCAACGTTATTATTTATCGCCTCCCAAAAGATGAAAGTGTAGTGAAGCCCCGCAGTTATTGTTATTCCTGTAAAACTCCGATTAAGTGGTATGACAACATCCCGATTTTAAGTTGGTTCATCTTAAAGGGTCGTTGCCGTAAGTGTAAGGCAAAGTATTCTTTCCGTTATCCATTGGTCGAACTTATTATGGCGAGCCTTTTTGCCTTAAGTTTTTATTACCTTGGATTTTCTTGGAGTCTTCCTGAATATTTGATTTTCATTTTCGGATTAGTCGTATGTACATTCATCGATCTTGATCACATGATCCTTCCCGATGAATTTACTCTTTCAGGGATTGTGATCGGACTTGTGGGTGCCGCCTTAAACCCTCACCGCGAATTTATGGATGCTTTTTGGGGTGTTTTAATGGGCGGTGGCTTTCTTTGGGGAATGGCTTACATCTACTACCTTTTAACTAAAAATGAAGGCATGGGTGGCGGCGATATAAAATTGCTTGCTTGGATCGGTGCTTTGTTAGGTTGGAAGGCCATTCCTTTTGTGATCATGACATCTGCGATCGTTGGTAGTGTCGTAGGTCTTTTTATGGCAAGAAAGCAAAACGCTGGGTTAAAAACCGTGATTCCTTTCGGACCTTATCTTGCGTTGGGCGCGGTCATTTATCTTTTTGGCGGCGAAACGATCGCTCTTTGGTATTTGAATCTGTTTCTTCCATCA
- a CDS encoding ABC transporter permease: MAKIWALGRTTLQEMLRERFFLVVLFIAAIMLALSFLLGALSFAEQRKILTDFGFLSIQIALLGVSIFAGAFLISKEVEKQTCLLILSRPVSRPQFLLGKILGVLGLNTLLLLFLSVLLFFLLGLAKSPQQLVAFAEICLSLWFESAIVLGCVIAFSLVVRPVLALTAGVMVFLLGHWLNDLSFFAEKSKDAFFIQAVKVLHWMTPNLFKMNWKSSYYLENGIPAQNVLWMLTHSLGWVVLLILISNALFRRKDIV, from the coding sequence ATGGCTAAAATTTGGGCTTTGGGTCGCACCACATTACAAGAGATGCTTCGAGAAAGATTCTTTTTGGTCGTTCTTTTTATCGCGGCCATCATGTTAGCGCTCAGTTTTTTGCTTGGCGCTTTATCGTTTGCCGAACAACGAAAAATTCTTACTGATTTTGGCTTTTTATCTATCCAGATCGCTTTACTAGGCGTTTCGATTTTCGCCGGCGCTTTTCTAATTTCAAAAGAAGTTGAAAAGCAAACCTGCCTGCTTATTCTTTCCCGCCCGGTCAGCCGCCCGCAATTTTTGTTAGGTAAAATTCTGGGCGTATTAGGCTTAAATACTTTGTTGCTTTTGTTTTTATCGGTACTTCTTTTCTTCTTGTTAGGCTTGGCGAAGTCGCCTCAGCAGCTTGTTGCTTTCGCCGAAATCTGCCTCAGTCTTTGGTTTGAAAGTGCTATCGTCTTAGGATGCGTGATCGCCTTCAGTCTTGTCGTTCGCCCGGTGTTAGCTTTAACTGCAGGAGTGATGGTTTTTCTTTTAGGGCACTGGCTGAACGATCTTTCTTTTTTTGCAGAAAAAAGCAAAGATGCTTTTTTCATTCAAGCCGTCAAAGTTTTGCACTGGATGACTCCGAACCTTTTTAAAATGAATTGGAAGTCTTCTTATTATCTTGAAAACGGTATTCCAGCTCAGAACGTATTATGGATGCTGACCCACAGCTTAGGATGGGTGGTTTTACTGATTTTGATATCCAATGCGCTGTTTAGGAGAAAAGACATTGTCTAA
- a CDS encoding ABC transporter ATP-binding protein: protein MDVLSVRNLNKTFKGGLFEKDRHVLQNVSFSIPSGQTTGFVGSNGAGKTTTIKCLFDFIRPDAGDIHFFGKPLSSESKTRIGYLPERPYLYEFLTGMEFLKLHWNLCFGSSLKNFHESAQTALKKVDLLEAKDRRLRTYSKGMLQRIGIAQAILTNPDLIILDEPMSGLDPDGRALVKDILREEQKRGVSIFFSSHLLQDMEELCTHLVVVNKGRILYDGVLSSFMSEFSSLEKAFAVLKGKEQSNG from the coding sequence ATGGACGTACTTTCAGTTAGAAATTTGAATAAGACATTCAAAGGGGGACTTTTTGAAAAGGACCGCCACGTCTTACAAAACGTGAGCTTTTCAATTCCCTCCGGTCAAACTACAGGTTTTGTCGGCAGCAATGGGGCGGGTAAAACCACAACGATCAAATGCCTTTTTGACTTCATTCGTCCTGATGCTGGTGACATTCACTTTTTCGGTAAACCCCTTTCCAGTGAATCTAAAACCCGTATTGGGTATCTTCCAGAGCGTCCATATCTCTATGAATTCCTAACCGGAATGGAATTTCTAAAGCTTCATTGGAATTTGTGTTTTGGATCTTCTTTAAAGAATTTCCACGAAAGTGCGCAAACAGCATTAAAAAAAGTCGACTTACTTGAAGCAAAGGATCGCCGCCTTCGCACTTATTCTAAAGGAATGTTGCAAAGAATTGGAATCGCTCAAGCCATTTTAACAAATCCGGATCTTATCATCTTGGATGAGCCAATGTCAGGCTTGGATCCCGATGGGCGAGCTTTAGTGAAAGACATCCTTCGTGAAGAACAAAAACGGGGGGTCAGCATCTTCTTCAGCAGTCATCTGCTTCAAGATATGGAAGAACTTTGTACCCATCTAGTGGTGGTCAATAAAGGTCGTATTCTTTATGACGGCGTCTTAAGCAGCTTCATGTCTGAGTTTAGTAGCTTAGAAAAGGCCTTTGCGGTTCTAAAGGGAAAAGAGCAATCCAATGGCTAA
- a CDS encoding substrate-binding domain-containing protein produces the protein MKRLILGLITLLVFSPVFAENTPAEEAPPAITIGVIPGGNPENVREQGLTLAKELQTRLNIPVNIYISKNYSGLIEAMKTKKVDFAFFSSATYVLAEEQAKAKVLLKKSWHEPYYYSMVITPLRSGIKNLKQLKGKRMAFVDDKSSSGYLYPWAEFKKLGFSEKDFKEMVFTGNHQASIQFLEAKKVDAAAVFSDDDKGEQGAWKKFGTDKKAKYRIIWQSPPIPNDPFAVRQDFYDLYPKTTHSLMFALIDLVQENRGKDTYTEILGSRDLMPATSKQYDPVREMVKALGLKP, from the coding sequence TTGAAAAGACTGATTCTTGGACTGATCACGCTGCTTGTTTTTTCACCAGTATTTGCTGAAAACACTCCAGCTGAGGAAGCACCACCAGCAATCACCATCGGTGTTATTCCAGGCGGCAATCCAGAAAACGTCCGAGAGCAAGGTCTAACGTTAGCAAAAGAGTTGCAAACGCGCTTAAACATTCCGGTAAACATCTACATTTCTAAAAATTATTCTGGCCTCATCGAGGCCATGAAAACAAAAAAAGTCGATTTCGCATTCTTTAGCTCAGCGACTTACGTTCTTGCTGAAGAACAAGCGAAAGCCAAAGTTCTATTAAAAAAATCATGGCATGAGCCTTACTACTATTCTATGGTCATCACGCCATTGCGCTCTGGAATTAAAAATCTGAAGCAGCTTAAAGGCAAAAGAATGGCCTTTGTCGATGATAAGTCATCATCTGGCTATCTTTATCCGTGGGCTGAGTTCAAAAAACTGGGGTTCAGTGAAAAAGATTTTAAAGAGATGGTCTTTACTGGCAATCACCAAGCTTCAATTCAGTTCTTAGAGGCTAAAAAAGTCGATGCCGCGGCTGTTTTTAGCGATGACGACAAAGGGGAACAAGGCGCTTGGAAGAAATTCGGCACCGATAAAAAAGCCAAATATCGTATCATTTGGCAAAGTCCTCCGATTCCGAACGATCCCTTCGCTGTTCGTCAGGATTTCTACGATCTATACCCTAAAACCACTCATTCTTTAATGTTTGCTTTGATTGATTTAGTTCAAGAAAATCGCGGTAAAGACACTTACACTGAAATTTTAGGTTCTCGCGACTTGATGCCAGCCACTTCTAAACAGTATGATCCTGTCAGGGAGATGGTGAAAGCTTTAGGGTTGAAGCCATAA
- the carB gene encoding carbamoyl-phosphate synthase large subunit, producing the protein MSRKSSLKRVLIIGSGPIVIGQACEFDYSGTQACKALMKEGLEVILVNSNPATIMTDPEVATRVYVEPLKVDYLEQIIAKELPDAVIPTLGGQTALNLALELHAKGILQKYKVELLGATPQVIKAGEDREIFRGILDKIGARYPKSHLVRTFEHGMQIADDLGYPMILRPNYTLGGGGGGIAYSPEEYKKMLVQALHESPTSEVLVEESILGWKEFELEVMRDHKGTFVVVCSIENLDPCGVHTGDSITIAPQQTLSDREYQAMRDEACKIINEVGIQTGGANIQFAVHPTTGERVVIEMNPRVSRSSALASKATGFPIAKIAALLAIGYSLDELQNDITKVTPSCYEPALDYVVTKIPRFAFEKFPGSKDSLTTQMKSVGEVMGIGRTLQESMMKALASLEKNPQGIPEVILETGKVSYPNSQRIYHLFQAFRDGKTVADVEELTRINPYFLEHIDALIKFEAKFKKEFSESNLDLLVAAKRKGFSDARLAALVGKKETDLRALREKHNLLPKYQQVDTCAGEFESSTPYFYSSYWPSASAKVDAPNAVVIIGSGPNRIGQGIEFDYSCVRGVKAFQKSGSKVIMVNSNPETVSTDYDTSDVLFFEPLTSESLIEIMRFMKPKGFVAQLGGQTPINVAPELVKAGYTLLGSSLETIDLAEDRGLFSKICRELNFEIPNSAMAGSLSEALKYESSVGYPMICRPSYVLGGRRMEVIESNDELISYFQRHGDYISADKPCLMDQFLAGALEVDVDLVRGPDWTIIGGVVEHIEAAGVHSGDSMGVLPPHRLKKDTCDRIEELSQKLANRIGVIGHLNLQLAVKNDVVYMLEANPRSSRSVPFVAKATSIPLIDLGVAAMLGKKKSELKLDGLNWRSTKSVSVKGVVFPFKKFPESDSLLGPEMKSTGESMGRGRNYSEALSKAFLSSNIRLPKMGQVFFSLRDKDKDGMLTLAKELQRMGYGVSATTGTATFFNEHGVNCLSLRKVDEGRPHCVDKIRSGEVAFVINTTSGRRAIEASFDIRRACTDYNIPCLTESDAAEAFVLALKNERNESSSVEALSAMEEF; encoded by the coding sequence GTGTCGCGCAAGTCCAGTCTAAAAAGAGTTTTGATTATTGGATCTGGACCTATCGTAATTGGACAAGCGTGTGAGTTCGATTACTCTGGCACTCAAGCCTGCAAGGCTCTGATGAAAGAAGGATTGGAAGTTATTTTAGTTAACTCCAATCCAGCAACCATCATGACAGATCCTGAAGTGGCAACAAGAGTTTACGTAGAGCCACTTAAAGTCGATTACCTAGAACAAATCATCGCTAAAGAATTGCCAGATGCTGTGATCCCAACTTTGGGAGGACAAACAGCGCTGAATCTTGCCTTAGAACTTCACGCCAAAGGCATTCTGCAAAAATATAAAGTTGAACTTCTCGGCGCGACTCCGCAGGTGATTAAAGCCGGTGAAGATCGCGAAATCTTCAGAGGCATCCTCGATAAAATCGGTGCCCGTTACCCGAAAAGTCACCTGGTTCGTACATTTGAACATGGTATGCAGATCGCAGATGATCTTGGTTACCCAATGATCCTTCGCCCGAACTACACACTAGGGGGCGGCGGCGGCGGTATCGCGTACTCTCCAGAAGAATACAAAAAGATGCTTGTTCAGGCTTTGCATGAAAGTCCAACGTCCGAAGTTCTAGTGGAAGAAAGCATTCTTGGCTGGAAAGAATTCGAACTTGAAGTCATGCGCGACCATAAAGGCACTTTCGTGGTTGTCTGTAGCATTGAAAACTTAGATCCTTGCGGAGTTCACACTGGTGACAGTATCACCATCGCTCCTCAACAAACTTTAAGTGATCGCGAATATCAAGCGATGCGTGATGAAGCCTGCAAAATCATCAATGAAGTGGGCATTCAAACGGGGGGCGCTAACATTCAGTTTGCGGTTCATCCAACAACGGGCGAACGCGTAGTCATTGAAATGAATCCCCGCGTAAGTCGTTCTTCTGCGCTAGCAAGTAAAGCCACTGGATTCCCGATTGCAAAAATCGCAGCGTTACTAGCAATCGGTTACAGCCTTGATGAACTTCAAAATGACATCACAAAAGTAACACCATCTTGCTACGAGCCTGCATTAGATTACGTTGTTACTAAAATCCCTCGTTTCGCTTTTGAAAAATTCCCAGGCTCAAAAGACAGCCTAACGACGCAAATGAAAAGCGTCGGCGAAGTCATGGGGATCGGCAGAACTCTGCAAGAATCCATGATGAAAGCTTTAGCAAGCTTAGAAAAAAATCCCCAAGGGATCCCTGAAGTCATTTTAGAAACAGGTAAAGTCTCTTATCCAAACAGCCAACGTATTTATCATCTTTTCCAAGCTTTCCGTGATGGGAAGACAGTGGCGGATGTCGAGGAATTAACTCGCATCAATCCTTACTTCTTAGAACACATCGATGCCCTGATTAAATTTGAAGCTAAGTTCAAAAAAGAATTTAGCGAATCAAATTTAGATCTTCTGGTGGCAGCGAAAAGAAAAGGTTTTTCTGACGCCCGTTTGGCCGCTTTAGTTGGCAAAAAAGAAACTGATCTGCGTGCGTTAAGAGAAAAGCACAATCTGCTTCCAAAATACCAGCAAGTGGACACTTGCGCGGGCGAGTTTGAATCTTCGACTCCTTATTTCTATTCATCCTACTGGCCAAGTGCTTCTGCGAAAGTGGATGCGCCGAATGCTGTGGTGATCATCGGTAGCGGACCTAATCGTATCGGCCAAGGTATTGAGTTTGACTATAGCTGCGTTCGCGGTGTGAAAGCATTTCAGAAAAGCGGCAGCAAAGTTATCATGGTGAATTCAAACCCTGAGACTGTATCAACAGACTACGACACTTCCGACGTTTTGTTCTTCGAACCGCTGACTTCAGAAAGCCTAATTGAAATCATGCGCTTCATGAAACCAAAAGGTTTTGTCGCTCAACTAGGTGGACAAACACCAATCAATGTCGCTCCAGAATTAGTCAAAGCGGGATATACTTTATTAGGTTCTTCATTAGAAACGATCGACCTAGCAGAAGACCGCGGTTTGTTCTCTAAAATTTGCAGAGAGCTCAACTTTGAAATTCCAAACTCTGCGATGGCTGGTTCATTATCCGAAGCTTTGAAGTATGAATCTAGCGTTGGTTACCCGATGATCTGTCGTCCAAGTTATGTTCTGGGTGGTCGCCGTATGGAGGTCATCGAAAGTAATGACGAATTGATTTCATACTTCCAACGTCACGGGGATTATATTTCCGCTGATAAACCTTGCTTGATGGATCAATTCCTAGCAGGTGCCTTAGAAGTGGACGTAGACTTAGTTCGCGGCCCTGATTGGACAATCATCGGTGGCGTTGTCGAACATATCGAAGCAGCCGGGGTTCACTCAGGGGATTCGATGGGAGTGCTGCCTCCGCACCGTCTTAAAAAAGACACTTGCGATCGTATCGAAGAGCTAAGCCAAAAACTTGCCAATCGAATTGGCGTCATCGGGCACCTAAATCTGCAACTAGCGGTAAAGAACGATGTCGTCTACATGCTTGAAGCCAATCCGCGCAGCTCACGTTCAGTGCCATTCGTTGCCAAAGCAACCAGCATTCCATTGATTGATTTGGGTGTGGCCGCAATGCTTGGTAAAAAGAAAAGCGAGTTGAAACTGGATGGACTTAATTGGAGAAGCACGAAAAGCGTTTCAGTTAAGGGCGTGGTCTTTCCATTTAAGAAATTCCCAGAGTCTGATTCATTGTTAGGCCCTGAGATGAAATCCACGGGTGAAAGTATGGGACGCGGAAGAAACTATTCCGAAGCTCTTTCAAAAGCTTTCCTTTCAAGTAACATAAGACTTCCAAAGATGGGCCAAGTGTTCTTCTCTTTAAGAGATAAGGACAAAGACGGCATGCTGACTTTGGCTAAAGAATTACAGCGTATGGGATACGGGGTTTCAGCTACCACCGGGACCGCAACTTTCTTTAACGAACACGGTGTGAACTGCTTATCATTAAGAAAAGTAGATGAAGGTCGTCCTCACTGCGTGGATAAAATTCGTTCAGGTGAAGTTGCTTTCGTTATCAATACTACTTCGGGCCGTCGTGCTATCGAAGCAAGTTTTGATATCCGTCGCGCATGCACGGATTACAACATCCCATGCTTGACTGAAAGTGATGCCGCTGAAGCCTTTGTTCTTGCTTTAAAAAACGAAAGAAATGAGTCATCATCAGTCGAGGCCCTTTCGGCGATGGAGGAATTTTGA